The Candidatus Omnitrophota bacterium sequence GCGACAACGATGAAGACATCACCTCTCGATAAATCGCGTCTAGTGCAGCCCCAGTAATCGGACCCTTACTTAGCTTCTTTATCCGATCCAGTACTTTCTTTTCTCTATCGGAAGCATAGACACTTTTTTTCGTTTTAGATTTTTCTTTACCGATCAAAAAACTTATCTTTGAACGATTATCTAACAACGATACAATCTTTGCATCAATTGAATCTATTTTTTTACGTAATTTGAGGATGCTCATCAGTCCCTCCGTCCATGATAGTTTCTTGAGAAGCAATAACACCTTGCTCTTGACCTTGCTGACTATCTTCGTCTTGTTCCTGAATATCTTCTGTTTCTAATCTTTCTTGCTGTTGAAATTCCATATTTTCTTGCTCTTGAGATTCTACGTTTTCTTGTTTTTGTGATTGTCCAACCTCCGGCAACACTTCCTGCTGAATACTGGTCTCTAAGTCTTGAGAGCCCTTATCAGGAAGATCTAAAACAGCATCTTCTTTAAATTCTTGAGAAACTCTTTGGAATGCCTCAATCTTCTCTGCCCCTTTTTCGTCATCTAAAGAGATAAATTCTTCAAGTTTCGGTAAATCAGAAAGTGATTTTAAACCAAAATATTCCAAAAAGCGCTTTGTTGTTCCATACAAATAAGGTCTTCCAGGAACTTCTTTCCGTCCTACAATTTTGATCAAATCCTTTATTAAAAGATGGCTTACAACACCATCAGAATTAACACCTCGAATGAGTTCAACATCTACCCTTGCAACAGGTTGCTTATACGCAATAATCGCAAGCGTCTCTAAAGCCGGCTTAGACAATTTTTCTTTTTTCTGAGTCTTATAAAAAGCACGAATAGCTGTTGCATACTCAGGATTGCTCAGTAATTGATAACCTCCGGCAATTTCCATAATCGTCATGCCTCGTTTTTGCT is a genomic window containing:
- the scpB gene encoding SMC-Scp complex subunit ScpB, which produces MDDQDLIYVRGVVEALLFVSDKPVVLDQFKEVLGDVDGKTIRQAVDLLKGLYEEQKRGMTIMEIAGGYQLLSNPEYATAIRAFYKTQKKEKLSKPALETLAIIAYKQPVARVDVELIRGVNSDGVVSHLLIKDLIKIVGRKEVPGRPYLYGTTKRFLEYFGLKSLSDLPKLEEFISLDDEKGAEKIEAFQRVSQEFKEDAVLDLPDKGSQDLETSIQQEVLPEVGQSQKQENVESQEQENMEFQQQERLETEDIQEQDEDSQQGQEQGVIASQETIMDGGTDEHPQIT